The Sphingomonas sp. So64.6b genome includes a region encoding these proteins:
- a CDS encoding Rossmann fold domain-containing protein, which yields MTAGPATGDLLSAVVTLLGGISDSVRILPATVPIGDMIDQLRGARPEMTPEMTLVLAGPDLTAIDRAMLLAAMGPLAIELAPARRIGVLDIADGAAAAEIAAAARFLIEAGSTTGQTLRIEAVS from the coding sequence ATGACCGCCGGGCCGGCAACCGGCGATCTGCTCTCCGCTGTCGTCACTCTGCTTGGCGGTATATCCGATTCGGTGCGAATCCTGCCGGCGACCGTCCCGATCGGGGACATGATCGATCAGCTCCGGGGCGCCCGGCCGGAAATGACCCCGGAAATGACTCTTGTCCTCGCCGGGCCGGACCTGACGGCGATCGATCGCGCCATGTTGCTGGCGGCGATGGGTCCTTTGGCGATCGAATTGGCACCGGCGCGGCGAATCGGTGTGCTCGATATCGCCGATGGCGCCGCTGCCGCAGAGATCGCTGCAGCGGCCCGGTTCCTGATCGAGGCGGGATCGACCACCGGTCAGACCCTGCGAATCGAGGCCGTCTCCTAG
- a CDS encoding energy transducer TonB — protein MAYVDQRMSGSKVVAIVIVALIHAVIGYAFVTGLAYQYVKKAAEKLNTFDVEEPPPPPPDEPPPPPPDTPLTPPPVVSPPPIVNVPRPPVVMQTVTTPPPAAPMVPIAAPPAPPAPPAPPRVAVPVSPRGNQGDWFPQDSYPPAARRAEAEGRVSVSVTVDTRGRVSSCRVTSSSGNSDLDDATCRLATRNGRFNPAKDANGTPIEATTSIRAVKWQIEDR, from the coding sequence ATGGCCTACGTTGACCAAAGAATGAGCGGTAGCAAGGTGGTCGCGATCGTTATCGTCGCGCTCATCCATGCCGTAATCGGTTATGCTTTCGTCACCGGACTCGCGTACCAGTACGTGAAGAAGGCGGCTGAAAAGCTCAATACGTTCGACGTCGAGGAGCCACCGCCCCCGCCGCCGGACGAACCGCCGCCCCCGCCGCCTGACACGCCCCTGACGCCGCCGCCGGTCGTATCGCCGCCGCCGATCGTCAATGTGCCGCGTCCTCCTGTTGTGATGCAGACCGTGACTACACCGCCACCGGCAGCGCCGATGGTGCCGATCGCGGCGCCGCCTGCGCCACCGGCGCCACCAGCACCGCCTCGTGTTGCTGTGCCGGTCTCGCCACGCGGTAATCAGGGCGATTGGTTTCCGCAGGATTCTTATCCGCCGGCTGCTCGTCGCGCTGAAGCCGAAGGTCGCGTCAGCGTGTCCGTTACGGTGGATACGCGTGGTCGAGTGTCGTCTTGCCGCGTGACGTCGTCGAGCGGCAATTCGGATCTTGATGACGCCACCTGTCGTCTCGCCACGCGCAATGGCCGGTTCAACCCGGCCAAGGATGCGAATGGGACTCCGATCGAAGCCACGACGTCGATCCGCGCCGTGAAGTGGCAGATCGAGGACCGCTAG
- a CDS encoding MotA/TolQ/ExbB proton channel family protein codes for MLTTIFAAGAAPAGNNPYGFWEALQQGGVIAWTVFGILAFMSIVSFYILFTKLFEQQKIMNQAKRVRANFWNSHSLREGAAKLEKNSAYRQIVDDGLEAQDQHGQLTDPVEAHDWLHGSLARSEASINSKLGGGLAFLATVGATAPFIGLFGTVIGIYRALIKIGAAGQASIDAVAGPVGEALIMTALGLAVAVPAVLAYNWLQRRNKSIAEDLSSFSNDVLGFLASNGAVRPASLARKAAPAAKPAAATTAAPAR; via the coding sequence ATGTTGACCACCATTTTTGCCGCAGGCGCGGCGCCCGCCGGAAACAACCCGTACGGCTTCTGGGAAGCGCTCCAGCAGGGCGGCGTGATCGCCTGGACCGTGTTCGGAATCCTGGCGTTCATGTCGATCGTCTCGTTCTACATCCTCTTCACCAAGCTGTTCGAACAGCAGAAGATCATGAACCAGGCGAAGCGCGTCCGGGCGAACTTCTGGAACTCGCACTCGCTGCGCGAAGGCGCCGCCAAGCTCGAGAAGAACTCGGCCTATCGCCAGATCGTCGACGACGGTCTCGAAGCGCAGGACCAGCACGGTCAGCTGACCGATCCGGTCGAGGCGCATGACTGGCTGCACGGTTCGCTGGCGCGCTCGGAAGCATCGATCAACTCGAAGCTGGGTGGCGGTCTCGCTTTCCTCGCGACGGTCGGCGCAACCGCACCGTTCATCGGTCTGTTCGGTACGGTTATCGGCATCTACCGCGCACTGATCAAGATTGGTGCCGCTGGTCAGGCTTCGATCGACGCCGTCGCCGGCCCGGTCGGTGAGGCACTGATCATGACCGCGCTTGGTCTGGCCGTGGCCGTCCCTGCCGTGCTCGCATACAACTGGCTGCAGCGCCGTAACAAGTCGATCGCGGAAGACCTTAGCTCCTTCTCGAACGACGTGCTTGGCTTCCTCGCCTCGAATGGCGCGGTTCGCCCGGCATCGTTGGCTCGCAAGGCCGCACCGGCAGCCAAGCCGGCCGCTGCGACGACGGCGGCTCCTGCGCGCTGA
- a CDS encoding biopolymer transporter ExbD has protein sequence MAMSVGGDGAVEKPMSDINTTPLVDVMLVLLIIFLIAIPVAIQAIKLKLPSVKYDPTTTKPENVSLSITTDKDGRCAVYWNLSRVTHQELLDKAVTKLKAEIERQGGVGNPDLELPEAHIRGDINVPYQCIGGAIYTMQMAGFAKVGFISEPPPGGNVQRL, from the coding sequence ATGGCAATGAGTGTTGGCGGCGATGGCGCCGTCGAAAAGCCGATGTCGGACATCAACACCACTCCGTTGGTGGACGTGATGCTCGTGCTGCTGATCATCTTCCTGATCGCGATTCCTGTCGCGATCCAGGCGATCAAGCTCAAGCTGCCGTCTGTGAAATATGATCCGACGACGACCAAGCCGGAAAACGTGTCTCTGTCGATCACCACCGACAAGGATGGCCGGTGCGCGGTGTATTGGAACCTCTCGCGGGTAACGCATCAGGAATTGCTCGATAAGGCGGTGACGAAGCTGAAGGCGGAAATCGAACGCCAGGGTGGCGTCGGTAATCCGGACCTCGAGCTTCCCGAGGCGCATATTCGCGGCGATATCAACGTGCCGTACCAGTGCATCGGCGGCGCCATCTATACCATGCAGATGGCCGGCTTCGCGAAGGTAGGCTTCATTTCAGAACCGCCTCCCGGCGGCAATGTCCAGCGCCTGTAA
- a CDS encoding biopolymer transporter ExbD, giving the protein MSMSGGSDDGEPMMEMNTTPLIDVMLVLLIMFIITIPIQTHAVKVDLPVNDPNAVNQPIDPEKNKVNIDPAGVVTWNGAPVDTVTLQQYLEQTRTINPEPELHFQPDPQARYAKVDEVLAVIKRSGVAKLGFIGNEQYRNDF; this is encoded by the coding sequence ATGTCAATGAGCGGCGGTTCCGACGACGGTGAACCGATGATGGAAATGAACACGACGCCGTTGATCGACGTCATGCTCGTGCTCCTCATCATGTTCATCATCACGATCCCGATCCAGACCCACGCGGTGAAGGTCGACCTTCCCGTCAACGATCCCAACGCTGTGAATCAGCCGATCGACCCTGAAAAGAACAAGGTCAATATCGATCCGGCTGGCGTGGTTACCTGGAATGGCGCCCCGGTCGATACGGTTACGCTCCAGCAATATCTGGAACAGACCCGCACGATCAATCCGGAGCCTGAGCTCCACTTCCAGCCCGATCCGCAGGCACGTTATGCCAAGGTCGACGAGGTTCTGGCGGTGATCAAGCGCTCCGGCGTGGCCAAGCTCGGCTTCATCGGCAACGAACAATATCGCAACGATTTCTGA
- a CDS encoding tetratricopeptide repeat protein, which produces MRIAFQMMIAATALAVPALAQAAGDDRNGSAEIIRGDYVSAERTLVDQRRLFPDHADLTLNLAAVYHHAGRVSEARALYRDVLRRPDEDVNLVTDRTFSAHQLATIALQRLERTQLSVR; this is translated from the coding sequence ATGCGCATCGCTTTCCAGATGATGATCGCCGCGACGGCGTTAGCCGTCCCCGCGCTCGCTCAGGCCGCCGGCGATGACCGTAACGGGTCGGCCGAAATCATCCGTGGTGACTATGTCAGCGCGGAGCGCACGCTGGTTGATCAGCGTCGCCTGTTTCCCGACCATGCGGATCTGACGCTCAACCTGGCTGCGGTCTATCACCATGCCGGGCGCGTGAGTGAGGCGCGCGCATTGTACCGTGATGTGCTGCGGCGTCCGGACGAGGACGTCAATCTGGTGACTGACCGGACATTCTCGGCGCATCAACTGGCGACGATCGCGTTGCAGCGCCTGGAGCGCACACAGCTCAGCGTTCGCTGA
- the dcd gene encoding dCTP deaminase: protein MSILSDRWIREQAVTNGMIEPFVDGQKRDGCISYGLSSYGYDARVSDEFKIFTNIDSVIVDPKDFAANSFVDRKTDVCIIPPNSFALARTVEYFRVPRDILVICLGKSTYARCGIIVNVTPLEPGWEGHVTLEFSNTTPLPAKIYANEGACQFLFLQGNEPCETSYADRAGKYMGQRGVTLPKL from the coding sequence ATGTCGATTCTGTCTGACCGCTGGATCCGCGAACAGGCCGTTACAAACGGAATGATCGAACCGTTCGTCGACGGACAGAAACGCGACGGATGCATCTCCTATGGCCTGTCATCCTATGGCTATGACGCCAGGGTGTCGGACGAGTTCAAGATCTTCACCAACATCGACAGTGTGATCGTCGATCCGAAGGATTTCGCGGCGAACAGCTTTGTCGATCGCAAGACCGATGTCTGCATCATCCCGCCCAACAGCTTTGCGCTGGCGCGGACGGTGGAATATTTTCGCGTACCGCGCGACATACTCGTAATCTGCCTGGGCAAGTCGACCTATGCGCGGTGCGGGATCATCGTGAACGTGACGCCACTCGAACCCGGCTGGGAAGGACATGTCACGTTGGAGTTTTCCAACACCACGCCCCTGCCCGCCAAGATCTATGCCAATGAAGGCGCGTGCCAGTTCCTGTTTCTGCAGGGCAATGAGCCATGCGAGACGAGCTATGCCGATCGTGCGGGCAAATATATGGGCCAGCGCGGGGTCACGCTGCCCAAACTATAG
- a CDS encoding metal/formaldehyde-sensitive transcriptional repressor: protein MAHLTKDNEALTNRVKRIAGQVEAIDRALASSASCASILHLVAATRGAINGLMEEIIDAYLREHVASPDLSDAARSQGADELLAAIRRYAK, encoded by the coding sequence ATGGCTCATCTCACCAAAGATAATGAGGCGCTGACCAACCGCGTCAAACGAATCGCTGGCCAGGTCGAGGCAATCGATCGCGCGCTTGCCAGTTCGGCGAGCTGTGCCAGTATCCTGCATCTCGTCGCGGCAACGCGCGGGGCGATCAACGGTTTGATGGAGGAAATCATCGACGCCTATCTGCGCGAACATGTCGCGAGCCCGGATCTCTCCGACGCGGCACGCAGCCAGGGCGCCGACGAGCTTCTCGCGGCTATCCGACGTTATGCGAAATAA
- the dmeF gene encoding CDF family Co(II)/Ni(II) efflux transporter DmeF, with protein MADAKPVTVCHAPIPLAASHDSNARRTMWVVLLTAVTMVGEIVAGYLTGSMALLADGFHMATHAGALGVAAAAYAYAKRHAASGRYSFGTGKVGDLAGFTSALLLGLVAIGIGVESVVRLAHPTRVDFGDATLVAVLGLLVNIVSAVLLSGGHGHSHGAANAAHDAGEHDHHDHHHAHGHDNNMRSAYVHVLADALTSIFAIIALLAGRYLGWVWLDPAMGVVGALVIARWSWGLLHDTAGILLDRTDARLAAQLRAAIEAPGDVSILDLHVWPLGAAAHAAIVTVSSAGTVPVATIRERAAIVGGIRHLTIECA; from the coding sequence ATGGCCGATGCAAAACCGGTGACGGTTTGTCATGCGCCGATTCCACTTGCCGCCAGCCATGACAGCAATGCGCGCCGCACCATGTGGGTCGTTCTGCTCACCGCGGTAACGATGGTCGGGGAAATCGTTGCGGGTTATCTCACCGGGTCGATGGCACTGCTTGCCGACGGTTTTCATATGGCGACGCATGCAGGGGCACTGGGCGTCGCCGCAGCGGCCTATGCCTATGCCAAGCGCCATGCGGCGAGCGGGCGTTACAGCTTCGGCACGGGCAAGGTCGGCGATCTGGCCGGCTTCACTTCGGCATTGCTGCTCGGACTGGTCGCGATCGGCATCGGAGTCGAATCGGTCGTGCGCCTGGCGCATCCGACGCGGGTGGATTTCGGCGATGCCACGCTGGTCGCGGTGCTTGGTCTGCTGGTCAATATCGTCAGCGCCGTGCTGCTTTCCGGCGGGCATGGCCATTCGCATGGGGCGGCGAACGCGGCCCATGATGCCGGCGAGCATGACCACCATGATCATCATCATGCGCATGGCCATGACAATAATATGCGGTCGGCCTATGTGCATGTGCTGGCCGATGCGCTGACCTCGATCTTTGCGATCATCGCATTGCTGGCGGGGCGTTATCTCGGCTGGGTATGGCTCGATCCGGCGATGGGCGTGGTCGGTGCGCTGGTCATCGCGCGTTGGTCCTGGGGTTTGCTCCACGATACGGCAGGCATCCTGCTCGACCGCACCGACGCGCGCCTCGCCGCTCAGCTTCGTGCCGCGATCGAGGCGCCGGGTGATGTGTCGATCCTCGATCTGCATGTCTGGCCGCTCGGTGCGGCGGCGCATGCCGCGATCGTAACCGTCTCGTCCGCCGGCACTGTCCCGGTTGCGACGATCCGTGAGCGTGCTGCGATCGTCGGCGGGATCCGGCACCTCACGATCGAATGCGCGTAA
- a CDS encoding cytidine deaminase: MLNDDTRDKLIAAARDAARNAHAPYSRFGVGAAVLLTDGNVVTGANFENASYGLSLCAETVALATVSSMGRLADVVAIGVIGGAMDVTGIARGLTPVRPCGRCRQVINEAAQIGDRDVVVWCGGAEGDAVEHYLLSELLPHAFGPRDLQ, translated from the coding sequence ATGTTGAACGACGACACTCGCGACAAGCTGATCGCGGCGGCACGCGACGCGGCGCGCAACGCCCATGCCCCCTATTCGCGCTTCGGTGTCGGCGCGGCGGTCCTGCTGACCGATGGCAATGTGGTGACCGGCGCGAATTTCGAAAATGCGAGCTACGGCCTGTCGCTCTGCGCCGAGACGGTCGCTTTGGCCACGGTCAGCAGCATGGGCCGGCTGGCAGATGTGGTGGCGATCGGCGTGATCGGCGGTGCGATGGACGTCACTGGCATTGCGCGCGGCCTGACGCCGGTGCGACCCTGTGGGCGATGCCGCCAGGTGATCAACGAAGCAGCCCAAATCGGCGATCGCGACGTTGTCGTGTGGTGTGGCGGCGCCGAGGGCGACGCGGTCGAACACTACCTCCTGTCCGAGCTGCTACCCCATGCATTCGGGCCACGCGACCTGCAATAA
- a CDS encoding GH25 family lysozyme, translating into MVSLRLLGRRIGRTGAIVIAIALTGVVVWTLALSWRPSDTDYVFQGVDVSAAQGKIQWPTVMASGADFAYLRATMGATGRDDRFAANWGDTHASGIRRGAIHVWSFCQLAADQANNFNTTVPYADDALPAAIYLEFAEDCAARPARDVVVSEVKRFITMVESHTRKPVLLKIAQPVEAAYQLSASVPRPIWSMQNFFPPDYAARPWRMWQASDMRRIDGVEGPVHWNVVAP; encoded by the coding sequence ATGGTGAGCTTGCGCCTTTTGGGTCGACGCATCGGCCGCACCGGTGCGATCGTCATCGCCATCGCGTTGACCGGTGTCGTCGTCTGGACGCTCGCATTGAGCTGGCGGCCGTCCGACACCGATTATGTTTTTCAGGGCGTCGATGTCAGTGCGGCGCAGGGCAAGATTCAATGGCCGACCGTGATGGCGAGCGGCGCGGACTTCGCATATCTGCGCGCGACCATGGGCGCGACCGGCCGTGACGACCGCTTCGCGGCGAACTGGGGCGACACCCATGCCAGCGGCATCAGGCGTGGTGCGATCCATGTCTGGTCCTTCTGTCAACTGGCCGCGGACCAGGCGAACAATTTCAATACCACCGTGCCCTATGCCGATGATGCACTGCCCGCCGCGATCTATCTGGAATTCGCGGAGGACTGCGCGGCGCGGCCGGCGCGAGACGTCGTGGTCAGCGAAGTGAAGCGCTTCATCACGATGGTCGAATCGCACACCCGCAAACCGGTGTTGCTCAAGATCGCACAACCGGTCGAGGCGGCGTATCAACTGTCCGCGTCGGTGCCGCGACCGATCTGGAGCATGCAGAATTTCTTTCCGCCCGACTATGCCGCCCGCCCGTGGCGCATGTGGCAGGCAAGCGACATGCGGCGCATCGATGGCGTCGAGGGACCGGTACATTGGAACGTGGTGGCGCCATGA
- a CDS encoding UPF0262 family protein, whose product MSDPRIIAVNLDERTILWRSADIEQERRIAIFDLIEGNHFAPQRDYHNGYAGPYKIELAVEEGRLAIAINAEDDTHLETYILALGRFRRPIKDYFAICDSYYQAIRNATPTQIETVDMARRGIHNEAAELLKERLEGKIEIDFDTARRLFTLICVLHIKG is encoded by the coding sequence ATGTCCGATCCGCGCATCATCGCCGTCAACCTCGACGAACGTACCATATTATGGCGGTCGGCGGATATCGAGCAGGAACGCCGCATCGCAATCTTCGACCTGATCGAGGGCAATCATTTTGCGCCACAGCGCGATTATCACAATGGCTATGCCGGCCCGTACAAAATCGAGCTGGCGGTCGAGGAAGGCCGGCTGGCGATCGCGATCAATGCCGAGGACGACACGCATCTCGAAACCTATATCCTTGCGCTCGGTCGCTTTCGCCGGCCGATCAAGGATTATTTCGCGATCTGCGACAGCTATTATCAGGCAATCCGCAATGCGACGCCGACCCAGATCGAGACCGTGGATATGGCGCGGCGCGGTATCCACAATGAAGCGGCCGAGCTGCTGAAGGAAAGGCTGGAGGGCAAGATCGAGATCGATTTCGACACCGCCCGCCGGCTCTTCACGCTGATCTGCGTCCTGCACATCAAGGGCTGA
- a CDS encoding replicative DNA helicase, with the protein MATILPLPTTTESTALPQNIEAEAAMLGAMMIDNRLADDLIDKLEPDHFFEPLHGRIFAAIKTARINDMLATPVTLRPMFEADEGMKQLGGPAYLAQLTGSGAGLIGARQFAQQIYDLAMLRTLVTVGRGLVDRALDTSEEVNPRGQIELAEEELFKVAADGGTESQIKTFAQATTAAVKMAQRALNSGGNLSGITTGLDSVNAKIGGMHHSDLMILAGRPGMGKTALATNFAFNAAQRYMRDRADGMEHSASVGAKVAFFSLEMSADQLATRILAEQSRISSEALRMGKISRVEFNQLAAAAADLENLPLFIDDTAGLTIGSLHTRMRRLQRRHNNEIGLVVVDYLQLLTGSARASSDGRVQEISEISRGLKTLAKDMNVPVLALSQLSRQVEQREDKRPQLSDLRESGSIEQDADIVMFVYREDYYVAAKEPKRPVDGDNAKIFEDHAQWATDMERVYGLAELIIAKQRHGATGKVVMKFEPSVTRFSDFVGEGY; encoded by the coding sequence ATGGCCACCATCCTTCCACTACCCACGACAACCGAATCGACCGCGCTGCCGCAGAATATCGAGGCCGAGGCGGCGATGCTTGGTGCGATGATGATCGACAACCGGCTGGCCGACGATCTGATCGACAAGCTTGAACCCGACCATTTCTTCGAACCGCTGCATGGCCGCATCTTCGCCGCGATCAAGACCGCGCGCATCAACGACATGCTCGCCACGCCAGTGACGCTGCGGCCGATGTTCGAAGCGGACGAGGGCATGAAGCAGCTGGGCGGCCCGGCCTATCTCGCGCAGCTGACCGGCAGCGGCGCCGGCCTGATCGGCGCGCGCCAGTTCGCGCAGCAGATCTACGACCTCGCCATGCTGCGCACGCTGGTCACGGTCGGACGCGGCCTGGTCGATCGCGCGCTCGACACGTCGGAAGAAGTCAATCCGCGCGGGCAAATCGAACTGGCCGAGGAGGAATTGTTCAAGGTCGCGGCGGACGGCGGCACCGAAAGCCAGATCAAGACCTTCGCCCAGGCGACCACTGCGGCGGTCAAGATGGCGCAGCGCGCGCTTAATTCGGGCGGCAATCTGTCGGGCATCACCACCGGCCTCGATTCGGTCAACGCCAAGATCGGCGGCATGCACCATTCGGATCTGATGATCCTCGCCGGCCGTCCCGGCATGGGCAAGACCGCGCTTGCCACCAATTTCGCCTTCAATGCTGCACAGCGCTACATGCGCGACCGCGCCGACGGGATGGAGCATTCCGCGTCGGTCGGGGCGAAGGTCGCCTTCTTCAGCCTGGAAATGTCGGCCGATCAGCTGGCGACGCGTATCCTGGCCGAACAATCGCGGATCAGTTCCGAAGCGTTGCGCATGGGCAAGATCAGCCGCGTCGAGTTCAACCAGCTCGCCGCCGCCGCCGCCGACCTGGAGAATCTGCCGCTGTTCATCGACGATACCGCCGGTCTGACGATCGGTTCGCTGCACACACGGATGCGGCGTCTGCAGCGGCGCCATAACAATGAGATCGGCTTGGTCGTGGTCGATTACCTCCAGCTGCTGACCGGTTCGGCGCGCGCGTCGAGCGATGGCCGCGTGCAGGAAATTTCCGAAATCAGCCGCGGGTTGAAGACACTCGCCAAGGACATGAACGTGCCGGTGCTGGCGCTCTCGCAGCTCAGCCGGCAGGTCGAGCAGCGCGAGGACAAACGCCCGCAGCTATCGGATCTGCGCGAATCGGGATCGATCGAGCAGGACGCCGACATCGTCATGTTCGTGTACCGCGAGGATTATTACGTCGCCGCGAAGGAGCCGAAACGCCCGGTCGATGGCGACAATGCCAAGATCTTCGAAGACCATGCGCAATGGGCGACCGACATGGAGCGGGTCTATGGCCTGGCCGAATTGATCATCGCCAAACAGCGCCACGGCGCGACCGGCAAGGTGGTGATGAAATTCGAGCCGAGCGTGACCAGGTTCTCGGATTTCGTGGGTGAGGGATATTAG
- a CDS encoding phosphoadenylyl-sulfate reductase — MGEAVRKLDLIDVTPFTKADAAAMNARFAGVSTRAMLEELLTGELLGRVAAVSSFGAESAVLLHLIASIDRDIPVIFVNTQKIFGETLAYRDTLSEQLGFTDLRVFRPDPRLLAAKDKTGLRWSYDPDGCCDLRKVEPLRRALAPFDAWVSGRKGFQAGTRIAMPRFEEDEGRLKLNPLADWDKDALNAYFDEHQLPHHPLEAEGYPSIGCAPCTSKVQPGEDPRAGRWRGWEKVECGIHVAEKPGEEPVF; from the coding sequence ATGGGTGAAGCCGTGCGCAAACTCGACCTGATCGACGTGACGCCCTTCACCAAGGCGGACGCGGCGGCAATGAACGCGCGCTTCGCCGGCGTGTCGACACGCGCCATGCTCGAGGAACTGCTCACCGGCGAGTTGCTCGGCCGCGTCGCTGCGGTATCATCGTTCGGCGCCGAGAGCGCGGTGCTGCTCCATTTGATCGCGAGTATCGACCGCGATATCCCGGTAATCTTCGTCAACACGCAGAAGATCTTCGGCGAGACGCTCGCCTATCGCGATACGCTGTCCGAACAGCTCGGCTTCACCGATCTGCGCGTCTTCCGTCCCGACCCACGCCTGCTTGCCGCGAAGGACAAGACGGGCTTACGCTGGTCCTACGATCCCGATGGCTGTTGCGATCTGCGCAAGGTCGAGCCGCTACGCCGCGCGCTCGCGCCGTTCGATGCCTGGGTGTCGGGGCGCAAGGGTTTCCAGGCCGGCACGCGCATCGCCATGCCGCGCTTCGAGGAGGATGAAGGCCGGCTCAAGCTCAATCCCCTAGCGGATTGGGATAAGGACGCGCTCAACGCCTATTTCGACGAGCATCAGCTGCCGCATCATCCGCTCGAGGCGGAAGGGTATCCGTCGATCGGCTGCGCGCCCTGCACCAGCAAGGTCCAGCCGGGCGAAGACCCGCGTGCGGGGCGCTGGCGCGGCTGGGAAAAGGTCGAATGCGGCATCCACGTCGCTGAAAAACCAGGCGAAGAGCCGGTTTTCTGA
- a CDS encoding DUF934 domain-containing protein yields MDNLLRFRDDAAHDEPAVTLEAFLGQTNATAVRIEAGDDARALIPHLGQIGLVEISFPSFRDGRGYSAARILREAGYTGELRAQGDVLVDQLLYMRRCGFDSFAPEAEIDAATAQASLARYKQFYQTAADGAVPVWKLRHG; encoded by the coding sequence ATGGATAATCTCCTCCGCTTCCGCGACGACGCCGCACACGACGAACCCGCCGTGACGCTTGAGGCGTTCCTCGGCCAGACCAACGCCACCGCGGTGCGCATCGAGGCCGGTGATGACGCCCGCGCGCTGATCCCGCATCTCGGCCAGATCGGTCTGGTCGAAATCAGCTTCCCGTCTTTCCGCGACGGGCGCGGCTATTCGGCCGCGCGCATCCTGCGCGAGGCCGGCTATACCGGCGAGCTGCGCGCGCAAGGCGACGTGCTGGTCGATCAATTGCTTTACATGCGCCGCTGCGGCTTCGACAGCTTCGCACCCGAGGCGGAGATCGACGCGGCGACTGCCCAGGCATCGCTCGCGCGTTACAAGCAATTCTACCAGACCGCTGCCGACGGCGCGGTGCCGGTATGGAAGCTGCGGCATGGGTGA